A DNA window from Candidatus Poribacteria bacterium contains the following coding sequences:
- a CDS encoding CehA/McbA family metallohydrolase: protein ALGKLDAFNLFDPFWADPEYDIWYHLLNCGISLPASTGTDWFICSNNRVYVQTDQEFTYENWLRGLQAGNTFITNGPALFLTVDGTIPGGRIDSPNGTARKLSGQISWNSHYPINRVELIHNGSVAQRQEFNDAPQQNGEWEFDIEIEADGWIAARTYGDARDSFAQAIYAHTSPVQIGTGRPPGIAQESAAFFVRSIDDSIDWISRIGKFTKDEQREEILHLFNEGRKVYAGLTAGH from the coding sequence GCGTTGGGCAAGCTAGACGCCTTTAATCTCTTCGACCCATTCTGGGCGGATCCAGAGTATGACATCTGGTATCATCTGCTCAACTGTGGCATTTCGTTACCAGCATCAACCGGCACCGATTGGTTTATCTGCTCAAACAACCGCGTCTATGTCCAAACAGACCAAGAATTTACCTACGAGAACTGGTTGCGGGGGTTACAGGCGGGAAATACATTCATCACGAACGGACCAGCACTATTTCTTACCGTTGACGGTACAATCCCCGGCGGACGGATTGACTCTCCAAACGGAACAGCCCGTAAACTATCAGGACAGATCTCATGGAATTCACACTATCCGATTAACCGCGTAGAGCTAATCCACAACGGCAGCGTCGCGCAACGTCAAGAGTTCAACGACGCACCGCAACAGAACGGCGAGTGGGAATTTGACATCGAAATTGAAGCAGACGGCTGGATCGCTGCACGCACCTATGGCGACGCGCGGGATAGCTTTGCACAGGCGATATACGCGCATACCAGTCCAGTGCAAATCGGCACAGGTCGTCCCCCCGGCATCGCACAGGAGTCCGCAGCGTTCTTTGTCCGCTCTATTGACGATTCTATCGATTGGATCAGTCGAATCGGCAAGTTCACCAAAGATGAACAACGAGAGGAAATTTTGCACCTGTTTAATGAAGGACGAAAAGTCTATGCAGGGCTAACAGCGGGGCATTAG